One Vitis vinifera cultivar Pinot Noir 40024 chromosome 8, ASM3070453v1 genomic window carries:
- the LOC100243602 gene encoding U4/U6 small nuclear ribonucleoprotein PRP4-like protein, which produces MDVDEENPVSVSLAEPSAAVTDDQTPVSTIDPTPLPAMQPIIPSLVPPPIVPPIAPIPSVSAPILRPLAPLPVRPPVLRPPLPQNGEMRASDSDSDRDDSGRAQAASGSAVEYEISEESRQFRERQEKAKQEFLMKRRASALAVPTNDMAVRTRLRRLGEPITLFGEREMERRDRLRMIMAKLDAEGQLEKLMKAHEEEEAAAPVAMEEVEEETLQYPFYTEGSKSLLEARVEIAKYSIKRAASRLYRARRKRDDPDEDLDAEMDWVLKEAGSLVLDCSEIGDDRPLSGCSFSHDGKLLAACALSGVAKIWSMPQVNKVSALKGHTERATDVAFSPALNHLATASADRTARLWNSEGSLLKTFEGHLDRLARIAFHPSGKYLGTASFDKTWRLWDVETGEELLLQEGHSRSVYGISFHRDGSLAASCGLDALGRVWDLRSGRSILALEGHVKPVLGICFSPNGYHLATGAEDNTCRIWDLRKKKSLYVIPAHSNLVSQVKFEPQEGYFLVTASYDMTAKVWSARDFKPVKTLSGHEAKVTSLDITEDGHCIATVSHDRTIKLWSSAEIEKEKAMDID; this is translated from the exons ATGGATGTAGACGAGGAAAACCCTGTTTCAGTTTCACTTGCAGAACCTTCTGCGGCAGTCACTGATGATCAAACTCCAGTTTCAACCATTGATCCTACCCCACTACCAGCAATGCAACCTATTATACCTTCATTAGTCCCCCCTCCAATTGTGCCTCCTATTGCTCCCATACCCTCAGTTTCTGCCCCAATCCTCCGGCCATTGGCTCCTCTCCCTGTGCGTCCACCTGTCCTTAGGCCACCCCTTCCACAAAATGGTGAGATGAGAGCCAGTGATTCAGATTCTGATCGTGATGACTCAGGCCGTGCCCAGGCAGCTTCAGGTTCAGCTGTAGAATATGAGATTTCAGAAGAGAGCAGACAGTTTAGAGAGCGGCAAGAAAAAGCAAAGCAGGAATTCTTGATGAAGCGTCGTGCTTCTGCTCTAGCAGTGCCTACTAATGACATGGCTGTACGGACTCGCCTTCGCCGGCTTGGTGAACCCATAACCCTTTTTGGAGAAAGAGAGATGGAAAGACGAGATCGGCTGAGGATGATTATGGCAAAACTGGATGCCGAGGGGCAATTGGAGAAGCTGATGAAAGCTCATGAGGAGGAGGAGGCTGCAGCTCCTGTTGCAATGGAAGAAGTTGAAGAGGAAACTCTTCAGTACCCATTCTATACTGAAGGTTCAAAATCTCTTTTAGAGGCTCGAGTTGAGATTGCTAAGTATTCGATTAAGAGAGCAGCTTCACGTCTTTACCGTGCAAGGAGGAAAAGGGATGATCCAGATGAAGATTTGGATGCAGAGATGGATTGGGTTTTGAAAGAGGCTGGGAGTTTGGTCTTAGATTGCAGTGAAATTGGAGATGATCGACCACTTTCTGGATGTTCTTTCTCACATGATGGAAAACTGCTTGCCGCCTG TGCTCTAAGCGGAGTTGCTAAGATATGGAGCATGCCTCAAGTAAATAAGGTCTCTGCCCTAAAGGGACATACAGAACGTGCAACTGATGTTGCATTTTCTCCTGCACTCAACCATTTAGCAACTGCCTCTGCTGACCGAACTGCAAGGTTGTGGAATTCTGAAGGGTCTCTTCTGAAGACATTTGAGGGCCATCTGGACCGTCTTGCCCGCATCGCCTTTCATCCATCAGGGAAATACCTGGGCACAGCTAGCTTTGACAAGACTTGGAGATTATGGGATGTAGAGACTGGTGAGGAGTTGCTTCTTCAAGAAGGTCATAGTAGGAGTGTATATGGGATATCTTTCCACCGGGATGGATCTTTAGCAGCATCATGCGGACTGGATGCACTTGGTCGTGTATGGGACCTTCGGTCTGGGAGAAGCATTCTTGCATTGGAAGGCCATGTTAAGCCT GTTCTGGGGATATGTTTTTCCCCTAATGGTTATCATTTAGCCACTGGTGCTGAAGACAATACTTGTCGAATTTGGGAtttaagaaagaagaaatcCTTGTATGTAATTCCAGCTCACTCAAACCTTGTTTCACAAGTTAAATTTGAGCCTCAAGAAGGATACTTTTTGGTAACTGCTTCGTATGATATGACAGCAAAG GTATGGTCAGCCCGAGATTTTAAGCCTGTTAAAACATTATCTGGACATGAAGCAAAAGTTACATCTTTGGATATAACGGAAG ATGGACATTGTATTGCAACTGTGTCACATGATCGAACAATTAAGTTGTGGTCATCTGCAGAAATTGAAAAGGAGAAGGCTATGGATATAGACTAA